The following coding sequences lie in one Rutidosis leptorrhynchoides isolate AG116_Rl617_1_P2 chromosome 6, CSIRO_AGI_Rlap_v1, whole genome shotgun sequence genomic window:
- the LOC139854755 gene encoding uncharacterized protein: protein MPPYEMLYGRRCRTRTCWLEAGEKQFAGPEIVQLTTEKVAIAIEKLKATRERQNMYANPRRRPVIFNVGEQVYLKVSPWKGVIRFGKRGKLAPRYIGPFRIQQELNDQTVVLDLPAELAGIHNTFNVCYLHKCKIDDESQILPLQDLKVDMNKKLVEEPVRIVDKKITKLRHKQIPMVLVEWKHNLGSNLTWET from the coding sequence atgccgccctatgaaatgctcTATGGTCGTCGCTGTAGAACGcggacttgttggttagaagctggagagaaacaaTTTGCGGGTCCAGAGATTGTACAGTTAACTACAGAGAAAGTGGCAATTGCAATTGAGAAATTAAAAGCCACAAGAGAAAGACAAAATATGTACGCCAATCCGCGCAGACGGCCAGTTATTTTCAATGTAGGTGAGCAGGTATACTTGAAAGTGTCGCCCTGGAAAGGagtcattcgttttggtaaaagaggcaagTTAGCTCCGAGGTACATTGGGCCGTTTAGAATACAACAGGAGTTGAATGATCAGACAGTAGTATTAGATCTTCCTgctgagttagctggtattcataacacattcaatgtgtgttaTCTTCATAAGTGCAaaatagacgatgaaagtcagattctaccACTGCAAGATTTGAAAGTTGATATGAATAAGAAGTTAGTGGAAGAGCCTGTAAGAATTGTAGACAAGAAGATTACTAAGTTACGGCATAAGCAGATACCGATGGTATTAGTTGAGTGGAAACACAATCTAGGTTCAAACCTAACATGGGAGACATAA